One stretch of Phocoena phocoena chromosome 10, mPhoPho1.1, whole genome shotgun sequence DNA includes these proteins:
- the CCDC71 gene encoding coiled-coil domain-containing protein 71 isoform X2: protein MSVVVQHVEEKAVHSWSRITTAGKKALEEALLVFNPMSQDLSATEAQLVAFLQGLRDDGFQPTILRSGDVYGYSSCTANPPSQTKLQARAPTPAATSPPASAPRTAMRLPAGRATLLPMPLSGRLAKASTPALAKHATTNLLLSSLKQSSASRARGAAVGFPTHLYPGVYPAMRLSVVLEALVPLKTPMACLGAKHKAQSLQLSLADSPLKLRKGPGKRLGNSQPKAPRKATSKGSKCLTRRGPRAGPRQGTGPQSKAYKASGSFSGPRMKGGCALGTKTAQAKASRAQAKVARTQAKAAKARAEAKAVRARAKAKAMRARAKAKAVRARAKAKAVRARAKVARTQPRGRGRPKRSVQARTARRGRKSCPETVGQKRKRTEEAKDLPPQKRTRLGPQSPKVWLGPGTAKLLKFRAIKVDRQSSDDEVRQQAQRILRVNLSPVIRLQPLLPYSAP from the exons ATGAGCGTGGTGGTGCAGCATGTGGAGGAGAAAGCTGTGCACTCCTGGTCGCGGATCACCACGGCAGGGAAGAAGGCCCTGGAGGAAGCGTTGCTTGTCTTTAACCCCATGAGCCAGGATCTCAGTGCCACTGAGGCCCAGCTTGTGGCCTTCCTGCAGGGCCTGCGGGATGATGGCTTCCAACCTACCATCCTGCGCAGCGGTGATGTCTATGGCTATAGTTCGTGCACAGCCAACCCCCCAAGCCAGACAAAGCTTCAAGCTCGtgcccccaccccagctgccACATCACCTCCAGCCAGTGCTCCCCGAACTGCCATGCGGCTGCCTGCAGGCCGGGCCACGCTGCTCCCCATGCCACTGTCTGGCAGGCTGGCCAAAGCATCCACACCAGCCCTCGCCAAGCATGCCACCACCAACCTGCTACTGAGCTCCCTGAAGCAGTCAAGTGCCAGCCGTGCCCGGGGTGCAGCAGTGGGCTTTCCCACCCACCTCTATCCAGGTGTCTACCCTGCCATGCGGCTCTCCGTTGTCCTTGAGGCCCTGGTTCCACTCAAGACTCCCATGGCCTGCTTGGGTGCCAAGCACAAGGCACAGTCACTGCAGCTCTCACTTGCAGACTCTCCCCTGAAGCTGCGGAAAGGTCCAGGGAAGAGGCTGGGGAATTCCCAGCCCAAAGCTCCCAGAAAAGCCACAAGCAAGGGCTCCAAGTGTCTGACTCGAAGAGGCCCCAGGGCTGGACCCCGACAAGGCACTGGGCCCCAGAGCAAGGCCTACAAAGCCTCTGGTTCCTTCAGTGGCCCACGAATGAAAGGTGGCTGTGCTCTGGGCACCAAAACAGCCCAGGCCAAAGCTTCCCGTGCCCAGGCCAAGGTGGCTCGAACACAAGCCAAAGCTGCCAAGGCCCGGGCAGAA GCCAAGGCAGTGCGGGCCAGGGCCAAGGCCAAGGCAATGCGGGCCAGGGCCAAGGCCAAGGCAGTGCGGGCCAGGGCCAAGGCCAAGGCAGTGCGGGCCAGGGCCAAGGTGGCTCGGACCCagcccaggggcaggggcaggccaAAAAGGTCTGTTCAGGCCAGGACTGCAAGGAGGGGCCGGAAAAGCTGCCCTGAGACTGTgggacagaagaggaaaaggactGAGGAGGCAAAGGATCTTCCTCCCCAGAAGAGAACACGGCTTGGGCCCCAGTCCCCTAAGGTATGGCTAGGACCTGGAACGGCAAAGCTGCTGAAATTCCGGGCCATCAAGGTGGACAGGCAGTCCTCAGATGATGAGGTGCGGCAGCAGGCTCAACGGATCCTCCGTGTGAACCTTTCCCCTGTAATACGACTTCAGCCATTGCTGCCATACTCAGCACCCTGA
- the CCDC71 gene encoding coiled-coil domain-containing protein 71 isoform X1 yields MSVVVQHVEEKAVHSWSRITTAGKKALEEALLVFNPMSQDLSATEAQLVAFLQGLRDDGFQPTILRSGDVYGYSSCTANPPSQTKLQARAPTPAATSPPASAPRTAMRLPAGRATLLPMPLSGRLAKASTPALAKHATTNLLLSSLKQSSASRARGAAVGFPTHLYPGVYPAMRLSVVLEALVPLKTPMACLGAKHKAQSLQLSLADSPLKLRKGPGKRLGNSQPKAPRKATSKGSKCLTRRGPRAGPRQGTGPQSKAYKASGSFSGPRMKGGCALGTKTAQAKASRAQAKVARTQAKAAKARAEAKAARIKAKAKAKAVRAKAKAKAVRARAKARAVRARAKAKAVRARAKAKAMRARAKAKAVRARAKAKAVRARAKVARTQPRGRGRPKRSVQARTARRGRKSCPETVGQKRKRTEEAKDLPPQKRTRLGPQSPKVWLGPGTAKLLKFRAIKVDRQSSDDEVRQQAQRILRVNLSPVIRLQPLLPYSAP; encoded by the coding sequence ATGAGCGTGGTGGTGCAGCATGTGGAGGAGAAAGCTGTGCACTCCTGGTCGCGGATCACCACGGCAGGGAAGAAGGCCCTGGAGGAAGCGTTGCTTGTCTTTAACCCCATGAGCCAGGATCTCAGTGCCACTGAGGCCCAGCTTGTGGCCTTCCTGCAGGGCCTGCGGGATGATGGCTTCCAACCTACCATCCTGCGCAGCGGTGATGTCTATGGCTATAGTTCGTGCACAGCCAACCCCCCAAGCCAGACAAAGCTTCAAGCTCGtgcccccaccccagctgccACATCACCTCCAGCCAGTGCTCCCCGAACTGCCATGCGGCTGCCTGCAGGCCGGGCCACGCTGCTCCCCATGCCACTGTCTGGCAGGCTGGCCAAAGCATCCACACCAGCCCTCGCCAAGCATGCCACCACCAACCTGCTACTGAGCTCCCTGAAGCAGTCAAGTGCCAGCCGTGCCCGGGGTGCAGCAGTGGGCTTTCCCACCCACCTCTATCCAGGTGTCTACCCTGCCATGCGGCTCTCCGTTGTCCTTGAGGCCCTGGTTCCACTCAAGACTCCCATGGCCTGCTTGGGTGCCAAGCACAAGGCACAGTCACTGCAGCTCTCACTTGCAGACTCTCCCCTGAAGCTGCGGAAAGGTCCAGGGAAGAGGCTGGGGAATTCCCAGCCCAAAGCTCCCAGAAAAGCCACAAGCAAGGGCTCCAAGTGTCTGACTCGAAGAGGCCCCAGGGCTGGACCCCGACAAGGCACTGGGCCCCAGAGCAAGGCCTACAAAGCCTCTGGTTCCTTCAGTGGCCCACGAATGAAAGGTGGCTGTGCTCTGGGCACCAAAACAGCCCAGGCCAAAGCTTCCCGTGCCCAGGCCAAGGTGGCTCGAACACAAGCCAAAGCTGCCAAGGCCCGGGCAGAAGCCAAGGCAGCACGGATCAAGGCCAAGGCCAAAGCCAAGGCAGTGCGGGCCAAGGCTAAGGCCAAGGCAGTGCGGGCCAGGGCCAAGGCCAGGGCAGTGCGGGCCAGGGCCAAGGCCAAGGCAGTGCGGGCCAGGGCCAAGGCCAAGGCAATGCGGGCCAGGGCCAAGGCCAAGGCAGTGCGGGCCAGGGCCAAGGCCAAGGCAGTGCGGGCCAGGGCCAAGGTGGCTCGGACCCagcccaggggcaggggcaggccaAAAAGGTCTGTTCAGGCCAGGACTGCAAGGAGGGGCCGGAAAAGCTGCCCTGAGACTGTgggacagaagaggaaaaggactGAGGAGGCAAAGGATCTTCCTCCCCAGAAGAGAACACGGCTTGGGCCCCAGTCCCCTAAGGTATGGCTAGGACCTGGAACGGCAAAGCTGCTGAAATTCCGGGCCATCAAGGTGGACAGGCAGTCCTCAGATGATGAGGTGCGGCAGCAGGCTCAACGGATCCTCCGTGTGAACCTTTCCCCTGTAATACGACTTCAGCCATTGCTGCCATACTCAGCACCCTGA